One Vidua chalybeata isolate OUT-0048 chromosome 13, bVidCha1 merged haplotype, whole genome shotgun sequence genomic window carries:
- the RGMA gene encoding repulsive guidance molecule A yields the protein MRPPRERIVVKARAGWMGMGRGAGSTALGLFQILPVFLCIFPSVTSPCKILKCNSEFWVATSGSHHLGAEEAPEFCTALRAYAHCTRRTARTCRGDLAYHSAVHGIDDLMVQHNCSKDGPTSQPRLRTLPPGDSQERSDSPEICHYEKSFHKHSAAPNYTHCGLFGDPHLRTFTDTFQTCKVQGAWPLIDNNYLNVQVTNTPVLPGSSATATSKLTIIFKSFQECVDQKVYQAEMDELPAAFVDGSKNGGDKHGANSLKITEKVSGQHIEIQAKYIGTTIVVRQVGRYLTFAVRMPEEVVNAVEDRDSQGLYLCLRGCPVNQQIDFQTIRSAQATEGRARRKGPSLPAPPEAFTYETATAKCREKLPVEDLYFQSCVFDLLTTGDVNFMLAAYYAFEDVKMLHSNKDKLHLYERTRVLTPGNTAPTGTHPTLWVALLCLCWLCLL from the exons GGAGAGGATAGTGGTTAAAGCTCGAGCTGGATGGATGGGTatggggagaggggcaggatccACAGCCCTGGGACTTTTCCAAATCCTCCCTGTCTTTCTCTGCATCTTCCCTTCAG TGACCTCTCCATGCAAGATCCTCAAGTGCAACTCTGAGTTCTGGGTGGCCACGTCGGGCTCGCACCACCTGGGCGCGGAGGAGGCGCCGGAGTTCTGCACGGCGCTGCGGGCCTACGCGCACTGCACGCGCCGCACCGCCCGCACCTGCAGGGGAGACCTGGCCTACCACTCGGCCGTGCATGGCATAGACGATCTCATGGTGCAGCACAACTGCTCCAAGGATGGCCCCACGTCCCAGCCCCGCCTCCGGACATTGCCCCCCGGGGACAGCCAGGAGCGCTCTGACAGCCCCGAGATCTGCCACTACGAGAAGAGCTTTCACAAGCACTCGGCCGCCCCCAACTACACCCACTGCGGGCTCTTTGGGGACCCCCACCTCAGGACTTTCACGGACACTTTCCAGACCTGCAAGGTGCAGGGGGCTTGGCCGCTCATAGACAATAACTACCTGAACGTGCAGGTCACCAACACGCCGGTGCTGCCTGGCTCCTCGGCCACCGCCACCAGCAAG CTCACCATTATCTTCAAGAGCTTCCAGGAGTGTGTGGATCAGAAAGTGTACCAGGCAGAGATGGACgagctccctgctgcctttgTCGACGGCTCCAAGAACGGAGGGGACAAGCACGGAGCCAACAGCCTGAAGATCACAGAGAAGGTGTCGGGCCAGCACATCGAGATCCAGGCCAAGTACATTGGCACCACCATCGTGGTGAGGCAGGTGGGGCGGTACCTCACCTTCGCCGTGCGCATGCCGGAGGAGGTGGTCAACGCCGTGGAGGACCGGGACAGTCAGGGCCTCTACCTGTGCCTCCGTGGTTGTCCAGTCAACCAACAGATTGACTTCCAGACCATCCGCTCGGCTCAGGCCACGGAGGGTCGTGCCCGTAGGAAGGGGCCCAGCCTGCCCGCCCCCCCCGAGGCCTTCACCTATGAAACGGCCACGGCCAAGTGCAGGGAAAAGCTGCCCGTGGAGGACCTCTACTTCCAGTCCTGTGTCTTTGACCTCCTCACAACGGGGGATGTCAACTTCATGCTGGCTGCTTACTATGCCTTTGAGGATGTGAAGATGCTTCACTCCAACAAAGACAAGCTGCATCTCTATGAAAGGACACGGGTTCTGACCCCAGGCAACACGGCTCCCACGGGAACACATCCCACCCTCTGGGTagcactgctgtgtttgtgttggTTGTGCTTGTTATAG